A part of Salmo trutta chromosome 15, fSalTru1.1, whole genome shotgun sequence genomic DNA contains:
- the LOC115149331 gene encoding beta-1,3-galactosyl-O-glycosyl-glycoprotein beta-1,6-N-acetylglucosaminyltransferase 4, producing MKIRCVFPSRLRKKHFISSLSSLLVICALLLLCLKVTVKNSVTIEQYGTTAGYDDVEPPNRYNIDCNAIYNMDPAEVGKSLAIRKQEVVWEQDESLINLTSNCPRYLRSRGYGAVQVSEEEQAFPLAYSLVVHKSASMVDKILRAVYTPNNIYCIHYDLKSSELFKEAMEGLARCLPNVFIASKLETVMYASISRLKADLNCLSDLMGSEVKWRYVINLCGQDFPLRSNIELVADLKKLQGGNMMETSRPSKYKKQRFSFHHKLQDTAFEYIQMPVKTDKAKEPPPHGIQMFIGSAYFVLSREFVAYVNTSTLARDFLVWSNDTYSPDEHFWATLTRVPGVPGEVPRVQADVTDLLSKTRLVKWSYLEGPLYPTCTGKHVRSVCIYGAGELNWLMNYGSWFANKVDPKVDPVLIQCLEEKLQEKQRLLVKAKKSQPKAPSSGKG from the coding sequence ATGAAAATTAGATGTGTTTTTCCAAGCAGACTGCGGAAGAAGcattttatttcttctttatCATCGCTTCTGGTGATCTGTGCCTTGCTACTGCTCTGCCTAAAGGTCACAGTTAAAAACAGTGTTACTATTGAACAGTATGGGACTACCGCAGGCTACGATGACGTCGAGCCTCCCAACCGCTACAACATTGACTGCAATGCCATCTACAACATGGATCCGGCCGAGGTGGGGAAGTCGCTGGCCATCAGAAAACAAGAGGTGGTGTGGGAGCAGGATGAGAGCTTGATCAACCTGACCTCTAACTGCCCGCGCTACCTCCGTTCCAGGGGCTATGGGGCCGTCCAGGTGTCCGAGGAGGAGCAGGCCTTCCCACTGGCTTACTCCCTGGTGGTCCACAAATCTGCCTCCATGGTGGACAAGATTCTCCGGGCCGTCTACACCCCCAACAATATCTACTGTATCCACTACGACTTGAAGTCATCAGAACTGTTCAAAGAGGCCATGGAGGGTCTGGCCCGCTGTCTGCCCAACGTCTTTATCGCCTCTAAGCTGGAGACAGTGATGTACGCCAGCATTAGCCGCCTCAAAGCCGACCTTAACTGCCTGTCTGACCTCATGGGGTCAGAGGTCAAGTGGAGGTATGTCATCAACCTGTGCGGTCAGGACTTTCCGTTGCGCTCCAACATAGAGCTGGTGGCCGACCTGAAGAAGCTCCAGGGGGGTAATATGATGGAGACGAGTCGTCCAAGCAAATACAAGAAGCAGCGTTTCTCCTTCCACCACAAGCTGCAGGACACCGCTTTCGAGTACATCCAGATGCCAGTGAAAACCGACAAGGCCAAGGAGCCTCCCCCGCACGGCATCCAGATGTTCATCGGCAGTGCCTACTTCGTGCTCTCGCGGGAGTTTGTAGCGTATGTGAACACGTCTACACTGGCCAGGGATTTCCTGGTGTGGTCGAACGACACCTACTCCCCAGACGAACACTTCTGGGCCACTCTCACACGGGTGCCGGGCGTGCCGGGCGAGGTGCCCCGGGTCCAGGCCGACGTCACAGACCTATTGAGCAAGACCAGGCTGGTGAAGTGGAGTTACCTGGAGGGACCGCTTTACCCAACATGCACAGGGAAACATGTCCGCAGTGTGTGTATCTATGGGGCTGGGGAGCTGAACTGGCTCATGAACTACGGCAGCTGGTTCGCCAATAAGGTGGACCCCAAAGTTGACCCAGTCCTTATCCAGTGTCTGGAGGAGAAATTACAGGAGAAACAGAGACTCTTGGTCAAGGCTAAGAAGTCACAACCAAAGGCTCCCTCCTCTGGAAAAGGTTAA